The Salmonella enterica subsp. houtenae serovar Houten genome has a segment encoding these proteins:
- a CDS encoding terminase, with the protein MNVNKKKLAEIFGCDVRTVTAWQSQGLPLVSGGGKGNEAVFDTAAAISWYAERDASIENEKLRKEVDDLRAAAESDLNPGTIDYERYRLTKAQADAQELKNAEREGLVLETELFTYILQRVAQEIAGILSRVPLVLQRKYPDLCQSHIDVVRTEIARASGRAATIADVEKWTDDFRRAQGE; encoded by the coding sequence ATGAACGTGAATAAAAAAAAACTGGCTGAAATTTTTGGTTGTGACGTCAGAACTGTCACAGCCTGGCAAAGCCAGGGGCTGCCACTTGTTTCCGGAGGAGGAAAAGGTAACGAAGCAGTGTTCGACACCGCGGCAGCGATTTCATGGTACGCGGAGCGTGATGCGTCTATTGAAAATGAAAAGCTGCGTAAAGAGGTTGATGATTTACGTGCCGCTGCGGAATCAGATCTTAATCCCGGCACCATCGACTATGAGCGCTACCGCCTGACAAAAGCCCAGGCGGATGCGCAGGAACTTAAAAATGCTGAGCGCGAAGGGCTGGTTCTTGAGACCGAACTGTTCACCTACATCCTGCAACGGGTGGCTCAGGAAATAGCAGGGATACTGTCAAGGGTACCGCTGGTATTACAGCGCAAATATCCTGATCTGTGCCAGTCGCACATCGATGTGGTCAGAACGGAAATCGCCAGGGCGTCAGGCAGGGCCGCCACGATAGCGGATGTGGAGAAGTGGACCGATGATTTCCGGAGAGCGCAGGGCGAATAA